One stretch of Corynebacterium auriscanis DNA includes these proteins:
- a CDS encoding glycosyltransferase 87 family protein, with product MKAKFWAAWGLVHGIIAVLALRGKTSEDVTYYYKGLHPWQYLHRDIFFKGGPAALQEYPDAGTWPLRIVDVLTPDDPAFFRVAFVATMALVSGLFTYLILQLSQHHPRPEGREHWPAIFWLLFTCAAYPVILTRLDLVPGVLVAVAALWCATRPRVAAFLLGLATMSKLWPGVLAATFVGHWKSRGTWVRLIWFALSLVALGLVTVVLSGPARLTSPLSYQDVRGLQIESLAATPFILAAALRPSTWQIEYAASKSYEISGPGVEVGIAIANALTVMVLLVAIGFAGWRFLKDDWSGAYVLRLSAVLIMLLIVGNKVLSPQYLIWLGPLVAVLLATHYTRAVWRVSVLLLVATFLTLLVYPATYTQLTEGPSLLAALILVARNVVLLGVAGAVGWLFFTDASRSPTTTPAP from the coding sequence ATGAAAGCTAAATTTTGGGCAGCCTGGGGCTTGGTCCACGGGATCATTGCCGTGCTGGCCCTGCGGGGCAAGACCTCGGAAGATGTCACGTACTACTACAAGGGCCTGCACCCTTGGCAGTATCTACACCGGGACATTTTCTTCAAAGGGGGCCCAGCCGCGTTGCAGGAATACCCCGACGCCGGCACGTGGCCGTTGCGCATCGTCGATGTCCTCACTCCGGACGACCCGGCATTCTTCCGGGTGGCGTTCGTGGCGACGATGGCCCTAGTCTCTGGACTGTTCACCTACCTTATCCTGCAGTTATCCCAGCACCATCCCCGCCCGGAGGGGCGCGAGCACTGGCCCGCGATCTTCTGGCTGTTATTCACGTGCGCTGCCTATCCGGTGATTCTTACCCGCCTAGACCTCGTCCCTGGTGTGTTAGTGGCCGTGGCCGCCCTGTGGTGCGCCACGCGCCCGCGGGTGGCGGCATTCCTGCTGGGACTCGCCACCATGTCGAAACTCTGGCCAGGTGTGCTGGCCGCGACATTCGTGGGTCACTGGAAATCCCGCGGCACGTGGGTGCGCTTAATCTGGTTCGCGCTGTCCTTGGTGGCATTGGGCCTGGTCACGGTCGTGCTGTCCGGCCCCGCGCGACTGACCTCTCCCCTGTCCTACCAGGACGTACGTGGCCTGCAGATCGAATCCTTGGCCGCCACCCCATTCATCTTGGCCGCCGCGCTGCGCCCATCGACTTGGCAGATTGAGTACGCCGCCAGCAAGTCCTATGAGATCTCCGGCCCCGGTGTAGAAGTTGGCATAGCTATCGCCAACGCCCTGACCGTCATGGTCCTGCTTGTAGCCATCGGTTTCGCTGGCTGGCGGTTTCTTAAAGATGACTGGTCCGGCGCATATGTGTTGCGGCTCAGCGCCGTTCTCATCATGCTTCTCATCGTGGGCAACAAAGTGTTGTCCCCGCAATACCTCATCTGGCTGGGTCCCTTGGTCGCGGTGTTGCTAGCGACCCATTACACGCGGGCGGTATGGCGCGTTTCGGTACTGCTTTTGGTAGCGACGTTCCTTACCCTGCTGGTCTACCCCGCTACCTACACGCAGCTCACTGAAGGCCCCTCCCTGCTTGCTGCGCTGATCTTGGTGGCCCGCAATGTTGTGCTGCTGGGCGTGGCCGGAGCCGTCGGTTGGCTATTTTTTACCGACGCCTCACGCTCCCCCACTACAACGCCAGCACCCTAA
- a CDS encoding aminotransferase class I/II-fold pyridoxal phosphate-dependent enzyme, translating to MGALAAQHNAINLGQGAPDEDGPEEMRRIAADGIIGANTCNQYGPARGMASLREAIAADRAKRYGHQLDPETDIAITVGATEALASTILALTSPGNEVIVLEPAYDSYPAAIALAGAEMRAVPLRKVESSRDWELDREAVARAVTERTRMLILNTPHNPTGYVASSSDLQFIADLAIQHDLIVLTDEVYERLVFPDPDASDSPDQAASHIPLATLPGMRERTVSVASAGKLFNVTGWKVGWAMGPAHLIAQLEAIKQYLTFTGATPFQPAITWALNNADEWSDSWCGALRERRDELAQNLRGLGMDVYRAQGTYFLVSDIAPLIRADKTNGHHNAETWCKALPELAGVAAIPISAFTHTDAGQRATETLVRWTFCKAPDTLHEAMTRLCDWLGAKNES from the coding sequence ATGGGGGCGCTGGCCGCCCAGCACAACGCCATCAATTTAGGGCAAGGGGCGCCCGATGAAGATGGGCCGGAAGAGATGCGTCGCATCGCCGCCGACGGCATCATCGGCGCAAACACGTGCAACCAATACGGCCCTGCCCGGGGCATGGCCAGCTTGCGGGAGGCCATCGCGGCTGACCGCGCGAAGCGCTACGGCCATCAGCTAGATCCGGAAACGGACATCGCAATCACGGTGGGCGCCACTGAAGCGCTGGCCTCCACCATCTTGGCTCTCACCTCCCCAGGCAATGAAGTCATCGTCCTCGAACCGGCATACGATTCCTACCCGGCGGCCATTGCCCTGGCCGGGGCGGAGATGCGCGCAGTTCCACTGCGAAAGGTGGAATCTAGCCGGGATTGGGAGCTGGACAGGGAGGCCGTTGCCCGCGCCGTCACCGAACGAACGCGGATGCTAATTCTGAACACCCCGCACAACCCCACCGGGTATGTGGCAAGTAGCAGTGACCTGCAGTTCATTGCGGATCTGGCGATCCAGCACGACCTCATCGTGCTTACTGATGAGGTCTACGAACGGCTCGTCTTCCCGGATCCAGATGCCTCGGATTCTCCCGACCAAGCCGCCTCACACATTCCTCTGGCAACTCTGCCTGGGATGCGGGAACGCACGGTGAGCGTGGCCAGTGCCGGCAAGCTATTTAACGTCACCGGCTGGAAAGTCGGCTGGGCGATGGGACCGGCCCACTTGATCGCACAATTAGAGGCGATCAAGCAATACCTCACGTTCACCGGCGCCACCCCGTTCCAACCTGCCATTACGTGGGCGCTCAACAACGCCGACGAGTGGTCGGATTCCTGGTGTGGCGCGCTGCGCGAACGCCGTGACGAGCTCGCACAGAACCTGCGCGGACTAGGCATGGACGTCTACCGCGCACAGGGCACATACTTCCTAGTCAGCGATATCGCACCCCTGATTCGTGCTGATAAAACGAATGGGCATCACAACGCGGAAACCTGGTGCAAGGCTCTGCCGGAACTGGCGGGAGTCGCCGCTATCCCCATCAGCGCTTTTACCCATACAGACGCCGGTCAGCGCGCCACGGAAACGCTGGTGCGCTGGACGTTCTGCAAAGCCCCGGATACCCTGCACGAGGCGATGACCCGACTGTGCGACTGGCTGGGAGCAAAGAATGAAAGCTAA